In one window of Candidatus Poribacteria bacterium DNA:
- a CDS encoding type II toxin-antitoxin system HicA family toxin, with protein sequence MPKLSPTDWRTQVKIFERFGCNYVRQKGSHLIYHHPNAKRAIVIPHYDEVPVSIIRNNMRTVNMSREQYFQLFAEI encoded by the coding sequence ATGCCAAAACTGTCGCCAACAGATTGGCGAACTCAAGTGAAAATTTTTGAAAGATTTGGTTGTAACTACGTTAGACAAAAAGGGTCACATCTCATCTATCACCATCCAAATGCTAAACGTGCTATTGTTATTCCACACTATGATGAGGTGCCGGTCAGCATCATTAGAAATAACATGCGAACGGTTAACATGAGCAGAGAGCAATATTTTCAATTGTTCGCAGAAATTTAA
- a CDS encoding type II toxin-antitoxin system HicB family antitoxin has protein sequence MMKHLVVTEEIWKEGNMYTAYCPELDVVSCGRDIDEARKNLFEVIEIQLEETIKLGTLETFLEEAGYDLNTSQSTLRLDKQVVAFNQRTVPLGGL, from the coding sequence ATGATGAAGCATTTAGTGGTAACAGAAGAAATTTGGAAAGAGGGGAATATGTATACTGCTTACTGCCCGGAGTTAGATGTTGTCAGCTGCGGCAGGGATATTGACGAAGCACGGAAAAACCTCTTTGAAGTTATCGAAATTCAACTGGAAGAAACGATTAAACTGGGGACGCTTGAGACGTTTTTGGAGGAGGCGGGCTATGATTTGAACACTTCACAATCGACCCTTCGGCTTGACAAACAGGTAGTGGCTTTTAATCAACGTACGGTCCCTCTTGGGGGTCTCTAA
- a CDS encoding N-6 DNA methylase produces the protein MNFQTRCDRYLQRIRRTQESAAATPELSLFPHLQAFLEELSVNHFRRNTVRFVQEPRRLDQIGRPDFVAMDGLLPIGYIEAEAYGRDLNNLTGHAREQNARFTENLDNFILTNFVDFQLWIEGRLRAEASIADGTGEFETLLERFLNVEPIQIATPEALARYLARRTRELQTQVATVLTDEGSDIYRMFSAFKELLLSTLTPDDFADMYAQTLAYGLFAARCTLPNATHFSRHTASEALPRSNSFLIQLFHHIASPNLEANVTYILDEIAALLRNVPGEMLRTAFAGRNQFEDPVIHFYETFLAEYDPQRRVDRGVYYTPPQVISYIVRSVDSLLKMELDRPDGLADDSTLILDPATGTGGFLLTVLEHIQASVTQTYGAGEWGPYVNADLVKRIFGFELLVAPYTIAHLKLGLFLQSQGWRADERLGIYLTNTLEQLAEMQPPLPFAEFISDEANAALSVKRDEPLLVILGNPPYQRGSANPSRDPDGSLNFIGRLMEDYRSVDGVPMTEQNLQALQGDYVKFVRWAQWRIDRNGEGVMGYIVNNGFLYGIIFRGMRRSLMNSFNTIYCFNLHGSSRIGEIVPDGETDENVFDIQQGTAILLCVKEADNDAPSKIYYADLWGSRAEKYATLSETDVQSTTWTELIPDSTFYHFVPRHDQHIEEYEIGWGLTDIFQESSIGIITARDRLTIHSTPEAAHTTVTDFVSLSESEARQRYRLPRDSKDWQIRLAQEDLQNHPETEQHVVPINYRPFDTRWTYYTGQSRGFHCRPRPVIMFHLLIGENLALCTHRIIRSATTWQHVFVTNRITDGNCVSNKDGPTHVFPLYLYPNPQELELSTERSLNFKPTFLTALSEALELPQVDPFNLPEGVSPEEVLAYIYAVLYSPTYRERYYDFLKYDFPRIPLPQDIEQFRTLAVLGQRLMDWHLLKDVSVPPRHRFEGEGDGVVGRVRYVDEKVWINASQYFTDVPEEVWTYEIGSYRVCEKWLRDRRGAVLRHEDVRRYRAILVSVAGTLRVMAEVDKMLWGEV, from the coding sequence GAACAGAACGCTCGTTTCACCGAAAACCTTGATAACTTCATCCTGACGAATTTCGTCGATTTCCAGTTGTGGATAGAAGGTCGGTTGCGGGCAGAAGCGAGTATAGCAGATGGCACTGGAGAGTTCGAGACGTTATTGGAACGGTTTCTCAATGTTGAACCTATCCAGATTGCTACGCCGGAGGCACTCGCGAGATACCTTGCCAGACGGACGCGGGAGTTACAGACACAGGTCGCCACGGTGCTTACCGATGAAGGTAGCGATATTTATCGGATGTTCTCGGCATTCAAGGAGCTCCTCCTGTCTACGTTAACGCCTGACGATTTTGCGGATATGTATGCACAGACGCTTGCGTATGGATTGTTTGCGGCGCGCTGCACACTCCCGAATGCGACGCACTTCTCGCGACACACGGCTTCGGAGGCACTTCCGAGGTCAAACTCGTTTCTCATCCAACTCTTTCATCACATCGCTTCACCGAACTTGGAGGCGAACGTTACCTATATTCTGGACGAGATTGCGGCACTACTCCGAAACGTTCCAGGGGAGATGCTCCGCACGGCGTTTGCGGGTCGGAATCAATTTGAAGACCCGGTTATCCATTTCTACGAGACCTTCCTCGCCGAATACGATCCGCAGCGACGTGTGGATCGGGGAGTCTACTACACACCGCCACAGGTTATCTCGTATATCGTCAGGTCTGTGGACAGTCTGTTGAAAATGGAGTTGGATAGACCGGACGGTCTCGCCGATGACAGTACGCTCATCCTTGATCCTGCGACGGGGACGGGTGGTTTTTTGTTGACAGTGTTGGAGCATATCCAAGCGTCTGTGACGCAAACGTATGGTGCTGGGGAGTGGGGTCCGTATGTCAACGCAGATTTGGTTAAACGGATTTTCGGGTTTGAACTCCTCGTCGCGCCGTATACGATTGCACATCTGAAGTTGGGTCTGTTTTTGCAATCGCAAGGATGGCGTGCAGATGAACGGCTCGGTATCTATCTCACGAACACCTTGGAGCAACTGGCAGAGATGCAGCCTCCGTTACCTTTTGCGGAGTTTATCTCTGACGAGGCGAATGCGGCGTTGTCGGTGAAACGGGACGAACCGCTGCTTGTTATTCTTGGGAATCCGCCTTATCAGCGAGGTTCTGCCAATCCGAGCCGGGACCCTGACGGAAGTTTAAATTTTATCGGACGATTGATGGAAGATTATAGGAGTGTTGATGGTGTGCCGATGACAGAGCAGAACCTTCAAGCACTACAAGGCGACTATGTGAAGTTTGTCCGATGGGCACAGTGGCGCATTGATCGAAACGGGGAAGGTGTTATGGGCTATATTGTAAATAACGGGTTTTTGTATGGTATCATTTTTCGCGGTATGCGGCGAAGTTTGATGAACAGTTTCAACACTATCTATTGTTTCAATTTGCACGGTAGCAGCAGAATCGGAGAAATTGTTCCTGATGGTGAAACTGATGAGAATGTCTTTGATATTCAGCAGGGTACTGCAATTCTGTTGTGTGTTAAGGAAGCTGATAACGATGCGCCATCCAAGATCTATTATGCTGATTTGTGGGGAAGTCGGGCGGAAAAATACGCGACCCTTTCAGAGACTGATGTTCAGAGCACAACATGGACAGAACTAATTCCTGATTCAACGTTCTATCATTTTGTGCCACGTCACGATCAACATATAGAAGAATACGAGATAGGTTGGGGACTAACCGACATCTTTCAAGAGAGTTCCATCGGGATTATCACGGCGCGAGACAGACTCACTATTCATAGCACTCCAGAAGCGGCACATACCACTGTTACTGATTTTGTGTCACTTTCTGAATCCGAAGCACGGCAACGATATAGACTACCAAGGGATAGCAAGGACTGGCAAATTCGTCTCGCCCAAGAAGACCTTCAAAATCATCCTGAGACAGAACAACACGTTGTACCAATCAATTATCGTCCGTTTGACACACGCTGGACCTACTATACGGGACAATCGCGGGGATTTCACTGTAGACCACGACCGGTGATCATGTTTCACCTCCTTATAGGTGAAAACCTTGCTCTCTGTACACACCGCATCATTAGGAGTGCTACCACGTGGCAGCATGTCTTTGTTACCAATAGAATTACCGATGGGAATTGTGTTTCAAATAAAGATGGACCGACTCATGTATTTCCGCTTTATTTGTATCCGAATCCTCAAGAATTAGAACTCTCGACGGAGCGTTCTCTCAATTTCAAACCCACCTTTCTGACTGCACTCTCGGAGGCGTTGGAACTTCCACAGGTTGACCCCTTTAACCTCCCGGAAGGCGTTTCGCCGGAGGAGGTTCTCGCCTATATCTATGCGGTTCTCTACAGTCCGACCTATCGCGAACGGTATTACGATTTCCTGAAATACGATTTCCCGCGTATCCCTTTACCGCAGGACATTGAACAGTTCCGCACCCTCGCAGTGTTGGGGCAGCGTCTAATGGATTGGCATTTATTGAAAGATGTATCGGTTCCGCCGCGGCATCGGTTTGAGGGTGAAGGGGATGGTGTTGTCGGACGCGTGCGTTATGTGGACGAGAAAGTTTGGATTAATGCGTCTCAGTATTTCACGGATGTCCCCGAGGAAGTCTGGACATACGAGATTGGTTCGTATCGGGTTTGTGAGAAGTGGTTGCGGGATCGGCGCGGTGCGGTGTTGCGTCATGAGGATGTGCGTCGGTATCGTGCGATTTTGGTGTCGGTGGCGGGGACGCTTAGGGTTATGGCGGAGGTTGATAAGATGTTGTGGGGGGAGGTTTGA